One Sulfurimonas sp. C5 genomic region harbors:
- a CDS encoding CZB domain-containing protein, with protein sequence MENSNLATIIKIDHIVYKNMAYSAVISESLNEISMCDHDHCSFGHWYHGEGEAEFGHTKAYIAMKQPHKTIHTRVTENMKFVKEKSVFKNKEVIIKNFSEMEEASSELFRLLDIMVQEAHE encoded by the coding sequence ATGGAAAACTCTAATCTCGCTACAATTATAAAAATCGATCATATCGTATATAAAAATATGGCATATTCTGCAGTGATTAGTGAATCATTAAATGAAATTTCTATGTGTGATCATGACCATTGTAGTTTTGGACATTGGTATCATGGAGAAGGGGAAGCAGAGTTCGGACACACGAAAGCCTATATAGCAATGAAACAGCCACACAAAACTATCCATACTCGTGTTACAGAGAATATGAAATTTGTTAAAGAAAAGTCGGTTTTTAAAAATAAAGAAGTTATTATTAAAAACTTTTCTGAAATGGAAGAGGCAAGCAGTGAATTGTTTAGACTACTGGATATTATGGTGCAAGAGGCGCATGAATAG
- a CDS encoding PAS domain-containing protein codes for MKDVTPNNHELVMQEDDFIVSKTDLKGRITYCNEIFIQFAGLDEKELLGQPHNIIRHPDMPKLIFKFLWDRVQNKQEIFAYVKNLSADGSYYWVYANVTTSVDENHQAIGYYSVRRKPNVENLNIIIELYKKLLEEEKKGGIEASNTYLTNVLQERGMSYDEFINTVQNGSL; via the coding sequence ATGAAAGATGTTACTCCTAATAACCATGAATTGGTCATGCAAGAAGATGATTTTATCGTCTCTAAAACAGATCTAAAAGGAAGAATTACCTATTGTAATGAGATCTTTATCCAATTCGCTGGATTGGATGAAAAAGAGTTGTTGGGACAGCCACATAATATCATTCGTCATCCCGATATGCCAAAACTAATTTTTAAATTTTTGTGGGATAGGGTGCAAAACAAGCAAGAGATCTTTGCCTACGTGAAAAATCTTTCAGCTGATGGTAGTTACTACTGGGTATATGCGAACGTAACTACATCAGTTGATGAAAATCATCAAGCAATCGGATATTATTCAGTCCGTAGAAAACCGAATGTAGAAAATCTAAATATTATCATAGAACTTTATAAAAAACTTTTAGAAGAAGAGAAGAAGGGTGGCATAGAAGCTTCAAATACTTATCTGACAAATGTCTTGCAAGAACGTGGTATGAGTTATGATGAGTTCATCAATACAGTCCAAAATGGGAGTTTATGA